The bacterium genome includes a region encoding these proteins:
- a CDS encoding PEP-CTERM sorting domain-containing protein, whose amino-acid sequence MNKRIIGLFFAAALLFAICGLASASQYALAVSSSKLYQVEVSGSNMTYRQIKDLGESSWARSISTYGDKVLVTEVTSSGSKLRAFRLSSGGITETASISLSGITYANSVASTSSGGIYVTDGSSTSSSYAYMSSLSDSAHVSTIGTGYAPLVDVATSDNNAVIISKHKDTVTDESHISKVIDGDLKNTKSLENGSYPRYPVAVTAKSDYAYVVSEVYNSTSTNCAALSVYNISGNTVDPPTQLNAGFVPTDIITYTNTADSVDYLAMIGRTTSGTLQAWKATISGGTIGTWTTKNLGTDGGLNFQCAASADGSLLWYSSPTGQYVGATSWSGSVTTDLGDGITGLVAFTGGMDPVVPEPSSLLALASFGLGAFGFYRKRKSS is encoded by the coding sequence ATGAATAAAAGAATAATTGGATTGTTTTTTGCCGCAGCACTTCTGTTCGCAATTTGCGGCTTGGCGTCGGCATCACAATATGCCCTCGCGGTAAGCTCATCAAAGCTGTATCAGGTGGAAGTAAGCGGCTCAAATATGACATATAGACAGATAAAAGACCTCGGAGAGAGCAGTTGGGCTCGCTCGATTTCAACTTACGGTGACAAAGTGCTGGTGACCGAAGTGACCAGCAGCGGTAGCAAACTGCGTGCGTTTAGGCTGTCCAGCGGTGGTATCACAGAGACGGCATCAATATCACTGAGCGGGATAACATATGCAAATTCGGTCGCGTCAACCTCAAGTGGAGGTATATATGTGACCGATGGGTCCAGCACAAGCTCGTCATATGCATACATGTCTTCTCTGTCCGATTCAGCGCATGTTAGCACAATCGGCACAGGTTATGCGCCTCTTGTGGATGTTGCAACCTCGGATAATAACGCGGTCATCATCAGCAAGCATAAGGATACGGTAACGGATGAGAGCCATATTTCTAAAGTTATTGACGGAGATCTCAAAAACACCAAGTCGCTGGAAAACGGGTCCTATCCAAGATATCCGGTAGCAGTTACGGCAAAGAGTGATTATGCGTATGTTGTCAGCGAAGTATATAACAGTACGAGCACTAACTGTGCCGCTTTGAGCGTATACAATATCTCTGGCAATACTGTTGATCCACCGACCCAACTGAATGCAGGATTCGTTCCAACAGACATCATCACCTACACTAACACTGCGGATTCCGTCGATTACCTGGCAATGATAGGACGGACGACTTCTGGAACGCTGCAGGCTTGGAAGGCGACAATCTCTGGCGGCACTATCGGGACTTGGACCACCAAGAATCTTGGCACAGACGGCGGACTCAACTTCCAGTGTGCTGCCTCAGCCGACGGCAGTCTGCTTTGGTATTCCAGCCCGACAGGACAATATGTTGGCGCCACTTCGTGGAGCGGTAGTGTAACTACGGATCTGGGCGACGGCATCACAGGACTCGTGGCATTCACGGGTGGAATGGACCCCGTCGTTCCCGAACCGTCGAGCCTGCTTGCTCTGGCGAGCTTTGGACTGGGCGCATTTGGGTTCTATAGAAAGAGAAAAAGCAGCTAA
- a CDS encoding phosphoenolpyruvate carboxykinase (GTP), whose amino-acid sequence MIRNKEAAKWVEEMAALCKPDKVVWTDGSEEEKQRLTQEACATGELYKLNEKVLPGCVLHRTAENDVARTEHLTFICSRKEEDAGPTNNWMDPKEAYSKVGEMFDGSMKGRTMYVVPFIMGTAGSPFRKIGIELTDSIYVVLNMRIMTRMGQVAIDDLGENEEFTKCLHSKGELDINRRYILHFPEDNTIWSYGSGYGGNVLLGKKCLSLRIASYLGLHEGWMAEHMLIVGIENPDGEVNYIAAAFPSACGKTNLAMLIPPESMPGYKVWTVGDDIAWIRVGQDGRLWAVNPEAGFFGVAPGTNMKTNPNAMLTARRNSIFTNVLLTPEDTVWWEGMDDDPPEEGIDWRGQPWTPASDGKGAHPNSRFTAPASQCPVISPEWENPQGVPLSAILFGGRRAKLAPLVYESFNWQHGTFVGATMASETTAAATGTVGVVRRDPMAMLPFCGYNMARYFRHWLDMGQKISCPPKIFHVNWYKKDENGEFLWPGFGENLRAIEWIIKRCKGEADAKETPIGYVPTVDALNLDGLDISREVMDRLLEVDCDAWVEELGGMQKFFDQFGYDLPEEFIEEQQELKKRLGHCAVLS is encoded by the coding sequence ATGATCCGCAACAAAGAGGCTGCGAAATGGGTCGAAGAGATGGCTGCTTTATGCAAGCCGGACAAAGTCGTCTGGACCGACGGCTCTGAAGAAGAAAAGCAACGCTTAACACAGGAAGCATGCGCCACAGGCGAACTTTATAAGCTCAACGAGAAAGTGCTGCCTGGATGCGTGCTGCATCGCACAGCCGAGAATGATGTCGCACGTACGGAGCATCTTACATTCATCTGTTCGCGCAAAGAAGAAGATGCAGGTCCGACAAATAACTGGATGGATCCGAAGGAGGCTTACTCCAAGGTCGGGGAGATGTTTGACGGCTCGATGAAAGGCCGCACAATGTATGTCGTCCCGTTTATTATGGGAACCGCCGGTTCACCGTTTCGCAAGATCGGCATCGAGTTGACCGACAGCATTTACGTTGTGCTCAATATGCGAATCATGACACGCATGGGCCAGGTCGCTATTGATGATCTGGGCGAAAATGAGGAGTTCACAAAATGCCTGCACTCCAAGGGTGAGCTTGATATAAACCGACGTTATATACTCCACTTCCCGGAGGACAACACCATATGGAGTTATGGTTCGGGCTACGGCGGAAACGTACTCCTCGGCAAAAAGTGCCTATCGCTGCGGATCGCAAGCTATCTCGGTCTGCATGAAGGCTGGATGGCTGAGCATATGCTTATCGTGGGCATCGAAAACCCGGATGGCGAAGTCAACTATATAGCTGCAGCATTCCCGAGCGCATGCGGCAAGACAAATCTCGCTATGCTTATCCCGCCGGAGAGCATGCCCGGATACAAAGTTTGGACGGTGGGCGACGACATCGCATGGATCAGGGTCGGTCAAGACGGACGCCTATGGGCGGTCAACCCTGAAGCCGGCTTCTTCGGAGTGGCACCGGGAACAAATATGAAGACAAATCCGAACGCTATGCTCACTGCGAGAAGAAATTCAATATTTACAAACGTTTTGCTTACGCCTGAGGACACAGTATGGTGGGAAGGAATGGATGATGACCCGCCTGAAGAGGGTATCGATTGGCGAGGTCAGCCTTGGACGCCTGCAAGCGACGGCAAGGGCGCGCATCCAAACTCTCGATTTACGGCTCCGGCATCGCAGTGTCCGGTTATATCGCCGGAATGGGAAAATCCGCAGGGAGTGCCGCTCTCTGCAATTCTCTTTGGCGGCAGGCGCGCCAAATTGGCTCCGTTGGTATATGAATCGTTCAACTGGCAGCACGGGACATTTGTCGGCGCGACAATGGCAAGCGAAACGACAGCCGCCGCAACCGGGACAGTGGGCGTTGTTCGTCGCGATCCGATGGCTATGCTGCCGTTTTGCGGATACAACATGGCCAGGTATTTCAGGCATTGGCTTGATATGGGTCAAAAGATTTCGTGCCCGCCCAAGATATTCCATGTCAACTGGTATAAGAAAGATGAAAACGGAGAATTTCTCTGGCCCGGCTTTGGCGAGAATCTGCGGGCAATCGAGTGGATCATCAAACGCTGCAAAGGAGAGGCTGATGCAAAGGAAACACCTATTGGGTACGTTCCGACTGTGGATGCGCTGAACCTTGATGGGCTGGACATTTCCCGTGAGGTTATGGACAGACTCCTTGAGGTTGATTGTGACGCTTGGGTTGAAGAACTCGGCGGTATGCAAAAGTTCTTCGATCAGTTCGGATACGATCTGCCGGAAGAGTTTATAGAAGAACAACAGGAACTAAAAAAGAGATTGGGACACTGTGCAGTATTAAGCTGA
- a CDS encoding STAS domain-containing protein, whose translation MYADRAQTMSVEIVEDTQVIVRVSGEVELPNVDKLRSAVESAAMASPNGFVIDMNGVSYIDSAGISALVFAYRRVCPSGGRLALVITDKNVRRIVTLTRLHTLPGISLHDDINEALSALGTKLAGR comes from the coding sequence ATGTATGCCGACCGTGCCCAAACAATGAGCGTCGAAATCGTCGAGGATACGCAGGTCATCGTTCGCGTAAGCGGCGAGGTTGAACTGCCAAATGTCGATAAGCTCAGGAGTGCTGTCGAAAGTGCCGCGATGGCGAGCCCAAACGGTTTTGTAATCGACATGAACGGCGTGAGTTATATAGACAGCGCCGGCATATCGGCGTTGGTCTTCGCATACCGGCGTGTGTGCCCATCCGGCGGCAGGCTGGCGCTTGTCATAACCGATAAAAATGTCCGCAGGATCGTAACTCTTACCCGCCTTCATACGCTGCCAGGCATATCTCTGCATGATGATATCAACGAAGCACTATCTGCGCTCGGGACAAAACTTGCCGGTCGATGA
- the aroC gene encoding chorismate synthase → MLGNTIGRLFRVTACGESYGDALVAIIDGCPAGLDISDEYVQKELDARRPGTSPLDSPRKETDQVHIFAGMRDGFTTGAPMGLIIYNVDRHDIHVKQYFDVKDLVRPGHAEYTHMIKYGKYADWCGAGRASGRETCMRVAAGAVAKKILEQQGIKVLGYTKECMGVKARPLTFEDIENNYRSNHINCPDEKAAKQMIDRVLEIKEEGDTAGGVVEVIARGVPAGLGEPVFDKLNATIAHGLMSIGAVRGVEFGAGFAVSNMKGSESNDIPYVGDDGKVHFRTNKAGGIEGGISNGEDIVVRVAVKPTATLSIDQDTVNMAKMENTKLEAITRRDPTITARLVAVAEAMVRIILLDHLMMWRGYDALQTFEHPWS, encoded by the coding sequence GTGTTAGGCAATACTATCGGTAGATTATTCAGGGTCACCGCCTGCGGTGAATCCTATGGTGACGCATTGGTGGCCATTATAGACGGCTGCCCGGCGGGTCTGGATATTTCGGACGAATACGTTCAGAAAGAACTCGACGCCAGGCGTCCGGGCACATCTCCGCTGGACTCACCCAGAAAGGAGACCGACCAGGTTCACATATTCGCGGGTATGCGTGACGGGTTTACCACCGGTGCTCCAATGGGCTTGATTATCTATAATGTCGACCGGCATGATATTCATGTGAAGCAGTATTTTGATGTAAAGGATCTTGTCCGACCCGGTCATGCCGAGTATACGCATATGATCAAATATGGCAAGTATGCCGACTGGTGCGGCGCGGGCAGAGCCAGCGGACGCGAGACATGTATGCGTGTAGCTGCTGGGGCTGTTGCCAAGAAGATTCTTGAACAGCAGGGTATAAAGGTTCTTGGCTACACTAAAGAATGTATGGGTGTCAAAGCTCGTCCTCTCACGTTTGAGGATATAGAGAATAACTATCGTTCAAACCACATCAACTGCCCGGATGAGAAAGCCGCAAAGCAGATGATCGACCGCGTCCTTGAAATTAAAGAGGAAGGCGATACTGCGGGCGGAGTAGTCGAGGTGATTGCACGTGGTGTGCCTGCCGGTCTTGGCGAGCCTGTCTTCGATAAGCTCAACGCCACAATAGCCCATGGTTTGATGAGTATAGGTGCAGTGAGGGGTGTCGAGTTCGGTGCAGGTTTTGCAGTGTCGAACATGAAAGGCTCCGAGTCTAACGACATCCCATATGTCGGTGACGACGGCAAGGTCCACTTCCGCACAAACAAGGCCGGAGGCATCGAGGGCGGCATTTCAAATGGCGAGGATATTGTCGTCCGTGTTGCAGTAAAGCCTACAGCCACGCTCTCTATCGATCAGGACACGGTAAACATGGCCAAGATGGAAAATACAAAACTGGAGGCCATCACACGCAGAGACCCGACGATTACAGCCAGGCTGGTTGCTGTCGCCGAGGCAATGGTGCGAATTATCCTGCTCGATCATCTGATGATGTGGCGCGGCTACGACGCTTTGCAGACATTCGAGCATCCATGGTCATAA
- the aroA gene encoding 3-phosphoshikimate 1-carboxyvinyltransferase: MKLIVNKSKLSGSVEIPGSKSHTIRAAVIASLAEGESIIRKSLVASDTLAAASACRLLGAQINKPDDWIVNGVGSKPRVPENVIDVGNSGTTLYIALGMASLVDGVSVFTGDDQIRRRPAGPIIDALNALGAKVESTRSNGMAPIIVRGPLNGGKVVLDGSKTSQYLTSLLISCPLAQSDTTIRVQNLIEKPYVEMTLRWIREQGITVENHDFKEFVIPGRQCYKPFDRAVPADWSSAAFFMCAAAITGSEVTLFGLDENDTQGDKAIVDMLRRMGVKIEWRVESGERRALVISGSELHGATLDLSDTPDALPALAVTACFAEGETRLVNVPQARLKETDRIAVMCEELTKMGADIEELPDGLVIRGSKLKPVVVHGHYDHRVIMALAVAGLCLDGETDIYTAEALSVTFPNFVELMNGIGADIRKAD, translated from the coding sequence ATGAAGCTGATTGTCAACAAGTCAAAGCTGTCGGGATCGGTAGAAATCCCGGGGTCCAAATCGCACACAATACGCGCTGCAGTAATCGCGTCTCTCGCCGAAGGTGAATCGATAATTCGTAAATCCCTTGTGGCGTCGGATACACTTGCAGCAGCAAGTGCCTGCCGACTATTGGGAGCACAAATCAATAAGCCCGATGACTGGATCGTGAATGGTGTCGGCTCCAAGCCCAGAGTGCCGGAGAATGTGATAGATGTGGGCAACTCAGGCACAACGCTTTATATTGCTTTGGGTATGGCGTCCCTTGTTGACGGAGTGAGTGTGTTTACCGGCGATGACCAGATCAGGCGAAGGCCTGCAGGTCCGATTATAGATGCGCTGAATGCTCTCGGAGCGAAAGTCGAGTCGACTCGCAGCAACGGCATGGCACCAATAATCGTGCGCGGTCCGTTGAACGGTGGAAAAGTCGTGCTCGACGGCAGCAAGACCTCGCAATATCTCACCAGCCTGCTGATAAGTTGTCCATTAGCCCAGAGTGATACGACAATTCGCGTTCAAAACCTGATCGAGAAGCCCTACGTAGAGATGACACTGCGCTGGATAAGAGAGCAGGGGATAACGGTTGAAAATCACGATTTCAAAGAGTTTGTTATTCCCGGCAGACAGTGCTATAAGCCATTTGATCGTGCGGTGCCTGCCGATTGGAGTTCGGCTGCGTTTTTTATGTGTGCTGCAGCCATTACAGGCTCGGAGGTAACTCTATTTGGGCTGGATGAGAATGACACGCAGGGCGATAAGGCTATTGTCGACATGCTGCGCCGCATGGGAGTGAAAATTGAGTGGAGAGTGGAAAGTGGGGAGCGAAGAGCTTTAGTGATTTCCGGCAGCGAGCTTCATGGTGCAACGCTTGATTTATCTGATACCCCCGATGCTCTGCCTGCGCTGGCTGTTACTGCATGCTTCGCAGAGGGCGAGACCAGGCTGGTCAATGTCCCACAGGCGCGGCTTAAGGAGACAGACCGCATTGCGGTTATGTGCGAAGAGCTGACCAAAATGGGCGCGGATATTGAGGAACTGCCCGATGGCCTTGTGATACGCGGATCAAAACTAAAGCCTGTTGTAGTGCACGGCCATTACGATCATCGTGTTATAATGGCTCTGGCGGTTGCAGGGCTTTGCCTTGATGGTGAAACCGATATTTATACCGCAGAGGCTCTGAGTGTTACTTTTCCGAACTTTGTGGAACTGATGAACGGCATAGGCGCCGATATTCGCAAAGCGGATTGA
- a CDS encoding ATP-binding protein — protein MASAIPDLKVDVSKENPPVVKLTGQVGFHNREHMSEAFERCLSAGHRLVKADLGEVHYIDTSGISALIRCAHKAMDNGAAIELIGASEQVSRVLTMCGAAVYFNSVINDMPVCGCAESIDGDSGFWHISDFSIPASPQTAAIARSRVEHVVESMPFSRSEAQDILIAVGEAIANAIRHGCLCNSELRISIKCIAGPHRLSIDITDPGAGFLPDAVPEHKPDSLLEGGMGIYMMRLLVDEVTFKFDGTTTVRLVKNVSTPALARS, from the coding sequence ATGGCAAGTGCAATACCGGATCTTAAAGTTGATGTAAGTAAAGAAAACCCGCCTGTCGTAAAGCTTACAGGTCAGGTTGGCTTTCACAACAGAGAACATATGTCCGAAGCGTTTGAACGGTGCTTGTCGGCGGGTCATCGACTTGTTAAGGCTGACCTGGGTGAGGTACACTACATAGATACCAGCGGCATCTCCGCGCTCATTCGGTGCGCGCACAAGGCTATGGACAATGGGGCTGCAATTGAACTAATAGGAGCTAGCGAACAAGTAAGCAGGGTTCTGACTATGTGTGGAGCTGCAGTCTACTTTAACTCAGTAATCAATGATATGCCTGTGTGCGGCTGTGCAGAATCCATTGATGGCGACAGTGGATTCTGGCACATCAGCGACTTCAGTATTCCGGCATCACCGCAGACCGCTGCCATTGCTCGAAGCCGCGTGGAGCATGTTGTCGAATCCATGCCGTTTAGTCGCAGTGAAGCACAGGATATACTCATCGCTGTAGGAGAGGCGATTGCCAATGCCATCAGACATGGTTGTCTGTGCAATTCCGAGCTTAGGATATCAATAAAGTGTATAGCCGGACCGCATAGGCTTTCGATAGATATCACAGACCCCGGAGCAGGTTTTCTTCCTGATGCAGTTCCTGAGCATAAACCGGACTCACTGCTCGAAGGCGGCATGGGTATCTATATGATGCGCCTGCTGGTCGACGAGGTGACATTCAAGTTTGACGGCACCACAACCGTAAGGCTTGTCAAAAATGTGAGCACACCGGCACTGGCACGTTCCTAG
- a CDS encoding SpoIIE family protein phosphatase, which translates to MNRKRVATNASDKLVVNANDGVSFEGEIESLTPISNAKNRRFHSEIEKMFVELSEQQKSLRCLLENLPAGVILVDSEFRILGGNRTYFRFYSEKALPLGERLDKALPNAEESGLMRLLRHARENSKSIRVRNFRYDGFAKGPRYWSGSIVHLKIPSENGPINAMAVLALDVSEDVNARNRLKELAELAEKRAGEIEMERSRLITLLEAVPVPLLVYDADLNVELYNSAAKQLYEYDAFSPKCTCSLFDGSGNRIKPNNYPLVRSLRGETCSDEIIHWRSPESGVSTFLVNSVPLRDSDDSITGVVVAATDITEQELARKRLQEIYQREHYIADKLQRSFVPYELPEISGFEIAQHYLPALDEELVGGDFYDVFTLGEGQYGVVMADVSGKGLKAAVYTAMTKYMLRAYALRESKPAGVLMRLNAALASCTPPEVFVTLTYAVVDEKIHRLTYANAGHEQPIFYSHIAGFATTLDVTGPALGLLGEANYLEHEISLSAGDIVLFYTDGVTDAGHGCDRLGHEAVLAIIEDHANESVRDICDHILERAAKLSGGKLSDDAAMLLIKTKGKEKI; encoded by the coding sequence ATGAATAGAAAGCGTGTAGCAACTAATGCTTCGGACAAGTTGGTAGTGAATGCAAATGATGGTGTTTCATTTGAAGGTGAGATTGAAAGCCTGACGCCTATTTCCAATGCTAAAAATAGACGGTTTCACTCGGAAATAGAGAAGATGTTCGTCGAGCTTTCCGAACAGCAGAAATCACTGCGCTGCCTGCTAGAAAATCTGCCTGCAGGCGTCATTCTGGTTGATTCGGAGTTCAGAATTCTCGGCGGCAACAGGACATATTTTAGGTTTTACAGCGAAAAGGCCTTGCCTTTGGGTGAAAGACTCGATAAAGCGCTGCCGAATGCAGAAGAATCGGGCTTAATGAGACTGCTACGCCATGCCCGCGAAAATAGCAAATCTATACGAGTCCGAAATTTTCGATATGATGGATTTGCAAAAGGCCCCCGATACTGGAGTGGGAGCATAGTTCATCTGAAGATACCTTCCGAAAACGGTCCCATAAACGCTATGGCAGTACTCGCCCTGGATGTCAGCGAAGATGTCAATGCTCGCAACAGACTAAAGGAACTTGCCGAGTTGGCCGAAAAGAGAGCCGGCGAGATTGAGATGGAAAGGTCTCGACTTATTACGCTGCTTGAGGCAGTCCCTGTTCCTTTGCTCGTTTATGATGCTGATCTAAACGTAGAGCTTTATAACTCGGCGGCAAAACAATTGTACGAATATGATGCGTTCAGCCCGAAATGCACCTGCAGCTTATTTGATGGTAGTGGCAATCGTATAAAACCCAACAACTATCCATTAGTGCGTTCACTCAGGGGAGAAACTTGCAGTGATGAAATTATTCACTGGAGGAGTCCCGAAAGTGGCGTAAGCACTTTTCTGGTAAACAGCGTTCCTCTTCGTGATAGTGATGATAGCATTACCGGTGTTGTGGTTGCGGCTACGGATATAACCGAGCAGGAGTTGGCACGAAAGCGGCTTCAAGAAATTTATCAGAGGGAGCATTACATAGCCGACAAACTGCAGAGGAGTTTCGTGCCCTATGAACTGCCCGAAATAAGTGGTTTTGAAATTGCCCAGCACTATTTACCTGCCTTGGATGAAGAACTTGTGGGAGGAGACTTTTATGACGTCTTCACTTTGGGTGAAGGGCAGTATGGAGTCGTAATGGCGGATGTATCGGGAAAGGGACTCAAAGCGGCCGTGTACACAGCCATGACCAAATACATGCTCAGAGCCTATGCCCTCCGGGAGAGCAAGCCTGCTGGTGTCCTGATGAGACTCAACGCCGCTCTGGCATCCTGCACGCCTCCAGAGGTTTTTGTTACGCTGACATATGCAGTGGTTGATGAAAAGATACATAGGCTCACATATGCGAACGCCGGCCATGAACAACCGATCTTTTATAGCCATATTGCCGGGTTTGCGACAACACTTGATGTTACCGGGCCTGCACTCGGCCTGCTTGGCGAAGCGAATTATCTTGAACATGAGATCAGTCTTTCGGCTGGAGATATAGTGCTTTTTTATACAGATGGAGTAACCGATGCCGGACATGGCTGCGACAGGCTCGGGCATGAAGCCGTTTTGGCCATTATCGAAGATCATGCGAATGAATCGGTTCGGGATATATGCGATCATATACTTGAGCGTGCGGCTAAATTGTCAGGTGGCAAGCTAAGTGACGACGCTGCAATGCTGTTAATTAAGACAAAAGGCAAGGAAAAAATTTGA
- a CDS encoding putative ABC exporter domain-containing protein, which translates to MRPLLYLELRQFVNSLKNSFRSPLRLIPFLVIAAYVVSMMIQGVFVLSSGVGPKQPDFGALQVINPEVVEAIIFIVLSVGCMIVIYNSFSSGALIFSIAHIDFLFPTPVSRRHVLLLQLIKDYIKNVFYVTFLYFIIGGPIYQALGVRMMPWGLISIAGLTMLLLALVNIAHTINIVFTFGFERLRQAGRIIKTILFVGPVSAIAYGLFQYFETGSSYASVLWASNSPVISFLFAPVRWCTALVLAPLSGMTSNEWRLFAQLCVLALGSFILLMSRKENIYEPSLGISTSFARRKLAMRQGDFAGVRMALLREKGTKRVSGLGIPPFGAGATALVWKSLLLRYRVSKSQLGIMLVVPVILVYIIRQVTSSDQLRDILQYLPIVLLYVVWLLSLMAPTEVRSELKQANILKSMPIAAWKIMLAQAVNSVIYLTAGVFVFSAAMWAIIPQTRSETLFACALGAPFLGFANVSLTSIAGLAYPDARDVAQNYISGLLSFLLVSIAILPTVILALVCIYVFKTSYYTAAIVTSISNLALGAAGVTISGLIFRRFDPTSN; encoded by the coding sequence TTGAGACCCCTGCTTTACCTTGAGCTGAGACAATTTGTCAACTCCTTAAAGAATTCGTTCCGCAGTCCTTTGAGGCTGATTCCTTTTCTGGTGATCGCTGCCTACGTTGTGTCGATGATGATTCAGGGAGTGTTTGTGCTCTCGAGCGGAGTCGGGCCAAAACAGCCGGACTTTGGCGCGCTTCAAGTAATCAATCCTGAGGTAGTTGAAGCTATAATTTTCATTGTCCTGAGCGTGGGGTGCATGATAGTAATCTACAATTCATTCAGCTCCGGCGCACTTATATTTTCGATTGCCCATATCGACTTTCTCTTTCCAACCCCTGTCAGCCGCAGACATGTTTTGCTGCTCCAACTCATCAAGGACTATATAAAGAACGTCTTCTATGTTACATTCCTATATTTCATAATTGGAGGACCAATATATCAAGCGCTTGGCGTTCGGATGATGCCCTGGGGCCTGATAAGCATCGCCGGGCTGACGATGCTGCTGCTTGCTCTGGTCAATATAGCGCATACCATCAATATAGTCTTTACTTTCGGTTTCGAGCGGCTCAGACAGGCAGGCCGAATCATAAAGACTATTCTTTTTGTCGGGCCAGTTTCTGCAATCGCGTATGGCTTGTTCCAGTATTTTGAAACCGGCAGCAGTTATGCAAGTGTTTTGTGGGCATCAAATTCACCAGTAATCAGCTTTCTGTTCGCGCCGGTACGCTGGTGCACTGCTCTGGTTTTGGCACCGCTTTCGGGTATGACCTCTAACGAGTGGAGGCTGTTCGCACAGCTTTGTGTGCTTGCGCTAGGCAGCTTCATACTATTGATGTCTCGAAAGGAAAACATATACGAGCCTTCTCTGGGAATCAGCACGAGCTTTGCGCGCAGGAAGCTGGCAATGCGCCAGGGAGACTTTGCAGGTGTCAGGATGGCTCTTCTTCGTGAGAAGGGCACAAAGCGTGTGTCAGGACTCGGCATACCGCCGTTCGGTGCAGGAGCGACTGCGCTGGTGTGGAAGAGCCTGCTGCTTCGCTACAGAGTCTCCAAAAGTCAACTTGGAATAATGCTTGTTGTGCCCGTAATCCTGGTCTATATAATTAGGCAGGTCACCTCTTCCGATCAGCTCAGGGATATTTTGCAATATTTGCCCATTGTGCTCCTCTATGTAGTATGGCTGCTTTCATTGATGGCACCGACCGAGGTCCGCTCCGAGCTAAAGCAGGCAAATATATTGAAGTCGATGCCCATTGCAGCTTGGAAGATAATGCTGGCGCAGGCAGTGAATTCTGTGATTTATCTGACCGCCGGTGTGTTTGTATTTTCTGCGGCGATGTGGGCAATCATTCCTCAAACGCGTAGCGAGACACTATTTGCATGCGCTTTGGGGGCTCCATTTCTGGGATTTGCTAATGTATCGCTTACGAGTATTGCAGGTCTTGCGTACCCCGATGCGCGCGATGTTGCCCAGAACTATATTAGCGGTCTGCTCTCATTCCTGCTGGTGTCAATAGCTATCCTGCCGACAGTAATTCTCGCTCTTGTTTGCATATATGTCTTCAAAACTTCCTACTATACTGCCGCAATTGTCACATCCATCAGCAATCTCGCTTTGGGAGCAGCTGGTGTCACGATCTCAGGACTGATCTTCCGCAGATTCGACCCTACATCCAACTGA
- a CDS encoding ABC transporter ATP-binding protein, with translation MLRISNLVKYYKKTLAVDGLSFDVADGEIVGLLGPNGAGKTTILRCITGIVQPSEGTIEIDGLDLEHNEQEVKRRVSFVPEVPTPYEMLTVTEHLRFIAMAYQTMDNFDMRAESLLRRFDLYEKRNDLVLSLSKGMKQKLAIACAFIHDARVILLDEPLIGIDPKGVHELKQMIADARSAGKSILISTHMLDTAERLCDRIIIIREGNILAEGDLETLHERARMGNDATLEDVFLSLTEEKQSLETPALP, from the coding sequence GTGCTGAGAATATCCAACCTGGTAAAATACTATAAAAAAACACTCGCAGTGGACGGCCTTTCGTTCGATGTGGCCGACGGCGAGATAGTCGGTCTGCTCGGTCCCAACGGTGCGGGCAAGACCACAATTTTGCGCTGCATTACCGGCATCGTCCAGCCGTCCGAGGGCACAATAGAGATCGACGGCCTCGACCTGGAACACAACGAGCAGGAGGTCAAACGGCGCGTCTCGTTTGTGCCGGAGGTTCCCACTCCATACGAAATGCTCACCGTGACCGAGCACCTCAGATTCATAGCAATGGCGTACCAGACGATGGACAACTTCGACATGCGAGCCGAGAGCCTTTTGCGGCGCTTCGATCTATATGAGAAGCGCAATGATTTGGTGTTGAGTCTATCCAAGGGAATGAAACAGAAGCTGGCGATTGCATGCGCGTTTATTCATGATGCCCGCGTCATTCTTCTGGACGAGCCGCTTATAGGGATCGACCCCAAGGGTGTGCATGAACTCAAGCAGATGATCGCCGATGCCAGAAGCGCAGGCAAATCTATACTCATCAGTACCCATATGCTCGATACGGCCGAGCGCCTTTGTGACAGGATCATAATAATCCGCGAGGGCAACATCCTTGCTGAGGGAGACCTCGAAACCCTGCATGAACGAGCCAGAATGGGCAATGACGCAACGCTCGAAGACGTGTTTCTGAGTTTAACCGAGGAGAAGCAATCCCTTGAGACCCCTGCTTTACCTTGA